In Acidisarcina polymorpha, the DNA window TTTCTCGGCCCGGTTGGAATCGCGGCAGCCAAGGATCTGGAGTCTGCGGAAATGTTGGTGATTCTGGATACCGCCCTTGTTGGGCGTAAAAACATGATTTGCGGCGCCAACAAACTGGACTACCACCTGCGCAACGTCACACCGGGGCGGGATTTTCAATGGACACTTGTGGCTGATGTTCGCAATGTGGCTGAGGGGGAAGGCTGTCCGGTTTGCGGAACTCCGCTCAAAGTCGCCAAGGCGGTTGAGATCGGACACATCTTCAAACTAGGGAAGAAGTACACCACCGCGATGGGCGCGAGTGTGCTCGACGAGGCCGGCAAGGAAGTAACGCCCATTATGGGCAGTTATGGCATCGGGATCGAGCGCATTTTAACCGCAACGATCGAGCAGAACAACGACAAGAACGGCTTTTGGCTGCCAGCGGCCATTGCTCCGTTCGAAGTGGTGGTCACGATCACGAACACCACCGACCCGAAACTCGTCTCTACTGGAGAGGCAGTGGCGGCGCAATTAGAGGCGGCGGGGTTCGATGTGATTCTGGATGACCGCGACGAACGCGCGGGGGTCAAATTCAAAGATGCTGATTTGATTGGCATCCCGTATCGTGTGAACGTTGGCAAAAGAGCAGCCGAGGGCAAAGTGGAATTGGTGATCCGGTCGACATCGACAAGCCAGGATGTTGAGATGGACCAAATCGCAAGCCTGATGACGGGTTTGATTCCGGAGAGTTCGCGGCCCTAGTGTTTTTGCATCTAGTGATTTGGCGGATATCTTTTGGGTCAACAAGGTCACCAATGAGGAAACCGGGGCCTTTGACCGTAAGAGAGATCCGGTAGCTTTGTGGAGATGACGCCAAAGGAAACAACTTGAGGTTGGAATAATTTCGTGGCAGTTAAAGTGAAGATCGGGAGTGTGGGTTCGGGCAAACTGCAACGCAGCCTGCTGATGGCGTCGGCGGCAGTGGTTGCGCTGGGATTGCTGGTTGGCGGTTTGGTGTTTGGCTACTACTGGTTCAAGTACAAGCATATTGTCGATGAACGGCTGACCCAGCCTCTGTTTGAGAACACCGCAAAGATCTATGCCGCGCCTCGAGAGGTCCGTCCGGGGCAGCGCCTGAGTGCGCATTCCGTGGCTCAGGAGCTTCGCAACGGGGGTTACAGCGAAGACGGGGCGGCTTCGCAATCCCCAATGGGTCACTTCAGCGAGTCCGCCGACTCCATCGAGATCCATCCCGGCCCCGAGTCGTATCACTCCGAAGACGGCGCCACCATCAGCTTTGAGAACGGCAAGGTATCGCAGATTACCGGCGATGGCAATGTCAACCTCAATGCCTATGAGCTGGAACCGCTGCTGATCACCGGGCTTTCTGAGGACAAGAGCCGCACCAAGCGGCGGCTGGTCGACTACGATGAGCTTCCCCAAAATCTGGTTCATGCAGTCGTCTCTATCGAAGATCACCGTTTTTTCCAGCACGGCGGCGTGGACTACATCGGCGTACTCCGCGCGATACGAAATGACTTGACCCACCGGCACAATTACACCGAAGGCGGCTCGACGCTGACCATGCAACTGGCGCGAGGGTTCTTTCTGACGCCCGAAAAACGCATCAAGCGCAAGCTGATCGAAATCGTGATTACCTACCAGTTGGAGAGCCGGTTCAATAAGCAGAAGATCTTCCAGCTTTACGCAAACGAAATCCCGCTCGGCCAGCAGGGGAGTTTCGCGATAAACGGATTTGGCGAGGCAGCTCGAGCTTATTTCAACAAAGATGTTCGTCAACTCGATCTCGCCGAGTGCGCTTTGCTGGCGGGGATGATCCAGAGTCCCAGCCGGCTGAATCCTTATCGTCACGCGGAGCGGGCGATGACGCGGCGCAATCTGGTTCTCGACACCATGGTCGAGACCGGCTCGATCACCAAGGCGCAGGCGGAAGCGGCCAAGGCGGAGCCGCTGAAGCTTGCTCCCACCAATGTGAACGCCGGGGAAGCGCCTTACTTCGTCGACCTGGTGCGCGAACAGCTCACCCAGAAGCTGGGAGAAAACAGCTTCAACCGCGAAGGTTTGAGGATCTATACGTCGCTTGATCCGGAGCTGCAACATGCGGCGACCCAGGCGGTGGAGGTCGGTTCGAAGCTGGTCGATGAACTGGTGCTGAAGCAGCATACCCGCAAGGAAAAAGATGGAACGATCACCACTACGGGGGAGATCTCGTATCCACAGATTTCGCTGGTGGCGCTGAATCCGCATACCGGCCAGGTGTTAGCGCTGGTCGGCGGCCGCAACTATGGGATCAGCCAATTGAACCATGCGGTCGCCAAGCGGCCAACCGGTTCCATCTTCAAGCCGTTTGTGTACGCCAGCGCGTTCAATTCGGCGGTTGCGGGGACGAAGTTGGACAGCGACGGCACGGATGCCCTGTTCACCCCGGTGACCATGTTGAACGACGAGCAAACCACCTTCACCTACGCCGGGGACCAGGAATACAACCCAAAGAATTACAAGGACGAGTATCACGGAGAGGTCACGGCAACCTATGCTTTGGCGCATTCGCTGAACAACGCGACGATCTCGTTGGCACAGATGGTGGGTTTCGGGAATGTCGCCTCGCTGGCGCGGTCGGCGGGCATTCGCTCGGCACAGGGGACGCCGTCGGTTGCGTTGGGGACTTATAGTGCGTCTCCGCTCGATATGG includes these proteins:
- a CDS encoding PBP1A family penicillin-binding protein produces the protein MAVKVKIGSVGSGKLQRSLLMASAAVVALGLLVGGLVFGYYWFKYKHIVDERLTQPLFENTAKIYAAPREVRPGQRLSAHSVAQELRNGGYSEDGAASQSPMGHFSESADSIEIHPGPESYHSEDGATISFENGKVSQITGDGNVNLNAYELEPLLITGLSEDKSRTKRRLVDYDELPQNLVHAVVSIEDHRFFQHGGVDYIGVLRAIRNDLTHRHNYTEGGSTLTMQLARGFFLTPEKRIKRKLIEIVITYQLESRFNKQKIFQLYANEIPLGQQGSFAINGFGEAARAYFNKDVRQLDLAECALLAGMIQSPSRLNPYRHAERAMTRRNLVLDTMVETGSITKAQAEAAKAEPLKLAPTNVNAGEAPYFVDLVREQLTQKLGENSFNREGLRIYTSLDPELQHAATQAVEVGSKLVDELVLKQHTRKEKDGTITTTGEISYPQISLVALNPHTGQVLALVGGRNYGISQLNHAVAKRPTGSIFKPFVYASAFNSAVAGTKLDSDGTDALFTPVTMLNDEQTTFTYAGDQEYNPKNYKDEYHGEVTATYALAHSLNNATISLAQMVGFGNVASLARSAGIRSAQGTPSVALGTYSASPLDMAGAYTVFANGGIKIDPWLLASVRSASGDVLNDYTPTSKPVLDPRVAYLTTSMMEGVMNFGYGYAVRQRGFLAPAAGKTGTSNDAWFAGYTSNLICIVWIGNDDYKDVKLQGAVAAAPIWAEFMKAAVKLPQYSDTREFVPPTGVTVVQLDKETNLLADASCPSKTYNAAFLQGTEPTDTCDHLNGDQRSIFQKLFGLGDKSTMPALPPGTHPTVVGQPALPAQTAQTGQVQTSASAQSPNPAVAEDSQPKKKKGFFSRLFGGGKNEDKKPAPQPTQPQPSAPQQ